A single Camarhynchus parvulus chromosome 5, STF_HiC, whole genome shotgun sequence DNA region contains:
- the ZNF410 gene encoding zinc finger protein 410 produces the protein MLSDELESKPELLVQFVQNTSIPLGQGLVESEPKDITCLSLLPVTETSECNRLMLPDDERDLASPSHTNSSKDVSSSAVLRSLQVNVGPDGEETRAQNVQKPSELLSTPETSSLLQDFQPSDSTSFILLNLTRAGLGSPAEHLVFVQDEAEDSGNDFLSHDSTDSSTPWFLRVQELAHDSLIAATRAQLAKNAKASNNGENVHLCTGDGQPKDSSPIPHLSRVERKLKCTVEGCDRTFVWPAHFKYHLKTHRNDRSFTCPAEGCGKSFYVLQRLKVHMRTHNGEKPFVCTELGCGKQFTTAGNLKNHLRIHTGEKPFLCQAQGCGRSFAEYSSLRKHLVVHSGVKPHQCQICGKTFSQSGSRNVHMRKHHSRIGTAGSREREQPESLMGSSLLEESTVHSKNLISMNSQPSLGVESLHLPDTESIIGVEEGETSCSFFRPLICGD, from the exons ATGTTATCGGATGAGTTAGAATCCAAACCTGAG ctgctggttCAGTTTGTTCAAAATACTTCTATTCCACTGGGACAAGGACTGGTGGAATCAGAACCAAAAGACATCACCTGTCTCTCTCTGCTTCCTGTTACTGAGACCTCAGAATGCAACAGACTCATGTTGCCAG ATGATGAAAGAGATCTCGCTTCTCCAAGTCACACTAATTCTTCCAAAGATGTTTCTTCATCTGCTGTCTTGAGAAGTCTCCAGGTAAATGTAGGCCCTGATGGAGAGGAGACAAGGGCACAGAACGTACAGAAACCATCTGAACTTCTGTCAACTCCAGAAACTTCTAGTTTATTGCAAGACTTCCAGCCCAGCGACAGCACTTCATTCATTCTTCTCAACCTAACAAGAGCAg GGCTGGGGTCTCCCGCAGAGCACTTGGTGTTTGTTCAGGATGAAGCAGAAGATTCTGGCAATGACTTTCTCTCCCAtgacagcacagacagcagtaCCCCATGGTTCCTACGAGTGCAGGAATTGGCCCATGACAGTTTAATTGCTGCCACTCGGGCACAGCTCGCAAAGAATGCCAAAGCAAGCAATAATG gggaaaatGTTCATCTTTGCACAGGAGATGGGCAACCAAAAGATTCAAGCCCCATTCCTCATTTATCTCGTGTGGAAAGAAAGCTGAAGTGCACAGTTGAGGGCTGTGATCGGACATTTGTATGGCCAGCTCACTTCAAGTATCATCTGAAAACACACCG TAACGACCGCTCCTTCACCTGCCCAGCAGAAGGCTGTGGAAAAAGTTTCTACGTCTTGCAGAGGCTGAAGGTGCACATGAGAACTCACAATGGTGAAAAACCCTTTGTGTGCACAGAACTGGGCTGTGGTAAACAGTTCACAACAGCTGGAAATCTGAAGAACCACCTACGAATTCACACTG GGGAAAAACCCTTTCTGTGTcaggcacagggatgtggtCGCTCCTTTGCTGAATACTCCAGTCTTCGGAAACATTTGGTTGTCCACTCAG GAGTGAAGCCCCATCAGTGCCAAATTTGTGGGAAGACATTTTCCCAGAGTGGTAGCAGAAATGTGCATATGAGGAAACACCACTCTCGAATTGgaacagctggcagcagggagcgAGAACAGCCAG AGTCACTGATGGGCAGCAGTTTGCTGGAAGAATCGACAGTGCATAGTAAGAATCTCATCTCCATGAACTCTCAGCCCAGCCTTGGTGTTGAGTCTCTGCACCTGCCAGACACTGAGTCAATTATTGGAGTAGAAGAGGGTGAGACCAGCTGCTCTTTTTTCCGCCCTCTTATATGTGGTGACTGA
- the FAM161B gene encoding protein FAM161B, whose protein sequence is MGGRRSPLEPGVPCQAELWGDLGVFEEDEELEGFRREAEVLREKLREALSHTSGNIRQSSSLTDLTSDSTWDQQKPHLFPKSRLRPKSASSPWIPSITIPQPFKMTLREARKKSELMKSYMFLELDTHRDKRQSQDEAECQKQFRAQPVPAHVFLPLYQEIMEQNEIRRQAATQKRKELLLSTQRPFSFLEKEEKKKEAIRQKFLAAATPNESSKQKQASKKVPKSTYDSLLGDKLKEAELYREIRIQMRAKDLLESSVAPIDTSNCRREPQSRTAARTKQEKLGFLQDTSFSFKPKINPTIPDFEELYWAFQRKTVRRQEIKEPTRNKPFKLRTSNLHARQRQANEKIKDSQKLSKVSVQKSHSLPGLSSLSSNTLPVHITDATRKRESAIRYAQDNKKEGDKEGIYWLEKQKLKCQAMQKSVNSRAKALDPHKSLEETQKEKLKQNRQNMQDRTKEYRKELEEMKLRVKNRPFLFEQHDARQGAERRYRRTLQQVGLSKEFVRKKGKDATDLLEEESDVHRVPKPRGEKDDCTEQQGVPQEELSTKGVAT, encoded by the exons ATGGGGGGCCGGCGGTCTCCGTTAGAACCGGGCGTACCGTGCCAGGCAGAATTATGGGGTGACCTCGGAGTGTTCGAAGAAGATGAGGAGCTGGAGGGCTTCAGGAGGGAGGCGGAAGTTCTGCGTGAGAAGCTGAGGGAGGCTCTCAG TCACACATCTGGTAACATAAGGCAGTCCAGTTCTTTGACCGACCTCACCTCAGACAGTACCTGGGATCAGCAAAAGCCTCACTTGTTTCCTAAGTCCCGCTTGAGGCCAAAAAGCGCTTCATCTCCCTGGATTCCTTCCATCACCATCCCTCAGCCTTTCAAAATGACCCTGCGGGAAGCTCGCAAAAAGTCAGAGTTGATGAAGTCATACATGTTCCTTGAACtagacacacacagagacaaaagGCAAAGCCAGGATGAAGCTGAATGTCAGAAACAATTCCGGGCACAGCCTGTACCTGCCCATGTGTTTCTGCCCCTTTATCAGGAAATAATGGAGCAGAATGAGATTCGCAGGCAAGcagcaacacagaaaagaaaggagctGCTACTTTCAACACAGCGGCCCTTCAGTTTtctggagaaggaagagaaaaagaaagaagctaTCAGACAAAAATTCCTGGCAGCAGCAACCCCAAATGAGAGCTCCAAACAGAAGCAAGCCAGTAAAAAAGTTCCTAAATCTACTTATGACTCACTTCTTGGAGATAAACTGAAAG AAGCTGAACTCTACAGGGAAATTCGCATTCAAATGAGAGCAAAGGATTTGCTGGAGAGCTCTGTAGCTCCTATAGACACCAGCAACTGTCGGAGAGAGCCTCAGTCCCGAACTGCCGCCAGAACTAAGCAGGAAAAACTTGGCTTCTTACAGGACACAAGTTTCAGCTTCAAACCAAAGATTAATCCAACAATACCAGACTTTGAAGAACTTTACTGGGCgtttcagaggaaaacagtAAGGAGACAAGAAATCAAAGAGCCAACTCGTAATAAGCCATTCAAGCTGAGAACCTCCAATCTCCAtgccaggcagaggcaggctAATGAAAAGATAAAG gATTCTCAGAAGCTTTCCAAGGTTTCAGTGCAAAAAAGTCACTCTCTGCCTGgactttcctctctctcttccaaCACCCTTCCTGTGCATATTACAGATGCAACTAGAAAGAGAGAATCAGCTATTAG ATATGCCCAAGATAACAAAAAGGAAGGGGACAAAGAAGGAATTTATTGGCTGgagaaacagaaattgaaaTGTCAAGCTATGCAAAAGTCTGTGAACAGCCGAGCAAAAGCACTGGATCCTCATAAAAGTCTGGAGGAAACACAAAAGGAGAAGTTAAAACAGAACAG gcAAAATATGCAAGACAGAacaaaagaatacagaaaggagcTGGAAGAAATGAAGCTGCGAGTCAAGAACAGACCATTCCTTTTCGAACAG CATGATGCTCGTCAAGGAGCAGAGCGTCGCTACAGACGCACCCTGCAGCAGGTTGGCCTAAGCAAAgaatttgtaaggaaaaaaggaaaagatgccACTGACTTGCTGGAAGAAGAATCTGATGTTCACAG GGTGCCCAAGCCTCGGGGTGAAAAGGATGACTGTACTGAACAGCAAGGAGTACCTCAGGAGGAACTGAGCACAAAGGGAGTGGCAACATAA